The Fusarium falciforme chromosome 10, complete sequence DNA segment ACTTGGAACGTGAGCTGGCCCAGACGAGCTGGCGAAGCCATATAGGCCAAGTCTTGATTCTACGGTGAATCATGGTCTCGGCGATTCGCTGTTCGTGGGTTGGTCTGTTCATGTTCTGCGATGTGACTATTGGTCGTCAGCTCAGACCCGTACCTACAAGTTGCTGGATACAGACCTCTTGATAAGATCGGGTCCCGGAGTCTGGACAGTTATGGTGGCTCAAAGTCCGTCGCATAAGACCTTGCAGCCCCTTCGGCAAGGACTGCTTTCCTGAGCTTGCGTGAAGCCTCCAGATTGGCGATGGCCAGACTGACCAAGAATGAGGGATGATTGTGTGAATCGACAAGAGGGATCATTGGTTTGTTGGGGTTGGTGATTCTACACGGAAAGAAGGGGTTCTTGGGAATGCTTTATAGTAGACGTTTGATATTAGAGCGGCAGTTACTCTAACcaaggaaaagagaaaatcTTTTCCATGTGCCAAGAAAGGGCTCAAGGCTATCCACCCTGCCGGTTGAGAGCGATGAATCAAGTCAAAAGGACCGTAGTTCCAGGGCGCCGCACCGAAGATGTGGATACTGACCGAGAAGAAAGTTCCCCGCAGCGCAAGCTAAAGGCATGGACATCAGGCAGCCGTCCAGGAAGGCTGTGCATCTGAGCCCTGGCACCTTTGACGATTGGGCTGGAAGCCAAAGACCTGTCAAGCACATGCGCTGAGGAGAAGTTTGACTGATAGACTGGAGGTGGGCTGGGACTAATAAGCGTCTCGCAAGCACTGCCACCATCCGCGTGTCTCATCTCTCTCAAATGAAAGCCCGAATAAGGCGGTCTTTCGGCGAAGGGAGGGCCCTAGACGGATAACAGCGTGCCCTTAGGCTTTGGCATTAATTAAAATCCCGGTCTCTATGTAATGAAGTTGTGTTCACTCATTGCGCGCTACGAAGCACCGCCCCCCAGCACTGCCCCCTTAACCCACCAACTCCTCGCCCGTCGCTTCAGGGGCTCCAAGAGACACTCGGGATGTGTTCACGTTAATGAAAGTGCCTCGCGAAGAAATGCTTTGTTTAGTGATGGCACTGCAGTTTCGTTTTTTGGCCTTTCTCGGTTGCTCAGTAGATGCTCTGGCTTTCCCGGTTTTCGACTCCTACTGGCGGCACTTTCACACTTCCGACTTTCTCGTTTCAATGTGTTTTTCGGCATAGTCAAGCAGCGTCTAACCGGACGAGCATGAATCAGGTCCGACAGAGTTTCTGTAAGTGGGAGTAGAACACATTGTCTCGATACCCAGACAAGCAATGTTGACCCTGGTGCAGACTCCAGCGACCGTCGAGCGCCCTACCATGGACATCACAGTTCTGGATATCGGAAACGAAGGACTCGAGACTCGCAAAGTACATTCCAACGTAATCGTTGATCTTTTGGAAGAACTTTTACCACCAGACCATCGCTGCTGCCGATGGATCAACATCAAGCAACCTTCTCCGGATGCCATCTCCATTCTTCGAGAGCACACCGGATTAGAGAGCCTTGGGGCTTACAAAGAAGACGTTATCGCATCCACCATTGTTTACATACTAACGAAGCTCTTGTCTTGCACTTAGAAGTAGTAACGGATACGTCGGTGTTCCTTTCCCCATATTGCACCTCGATCCCTCTACGAATGTCCCGAATGAGCCTCGAGCTCTCTCCTCCCTACAGCGGGAGATGATACAAGAATACGTCTATGTTTTCAGCAACTCTGACAACAAAGTCGTCACCCTTTCTGGCATTGCAGATTGTGATTTAGACGCTTCTGTCAAAGCTATGCTTAGCAGAAATTGTTCTTCCCCTCAGATGCTTCATGCTTCCTCAATGCTCAGCGCTGTCATATGCAGCGTCGTCGATAGAAGTGTGGCTATGGCAATCACTTGTTTAGAGCGGGTCAAGACCCTAGAGTTGCACGTTCTTACGCAGTCAGAAGAGGAACAAATCCAGGACGTCTATCTTATTCTGGCGGCGACCCGTAGAGTAAAAAGGTCGCTAAGAACGTCAGTACGGTTAGTTGAGGCCTTGTATACTCAAGCATCAGTCAAGGGCACCGTCAGAGAATGTGTAGGGAGGGTCGGTGTATCTCGGGATCGTCAACCTACTATTTCCCAAGATCCATGTTTAAAGGTCGTCAGACTTAGCTGTTCTACGGCGATAAGTAGCTTGGATGCATCGATAGAAGTATTGGAGAGATGTATTGGCATTTCGTCACGGTCAGTCTCGTTGAGGGGGCAGAGAACAAGGACTCGGACGCTTTGGATCATGGTGTGGCTTCTACTTGTTACTGCTCTTGCGGCCACTATGCTTAAATTGATTCTTGTGAAATAGGGAGGAATCAACTTGGTGTCAGCGTCGATTTGAGAGGTCAAGCCCGAGTCTCGACTGTTTGCTTCGTGTCTTAATGTCAAGGAGAATTGATCCCCAGAGCTGATACTTACGCCCATTGCCAACTAACAGACGACGTTCCAGTTCATATTCGTGGCGATGGCGAGCTGCTCGTGCGCGTCAAAGCCTCCAGCTTCTGTCATCCCGACTATCGAGTCTACCAGGGCGTCTATGGCACCCAGCTCTCTTTCACCGGGTCACACGAGCCAGCAGGAGTCATCGCTGCCTTGGGCTCCAATGTAAGCGGGGACTTGGCGGTTGGAGATCGTGTTGGAGTACTTAACTTCCGAAATCCTTGCGGATCTTGTGCGGGTTGTCGGTGGCGACTGACCAAGTTTGGGTCGCTTGATGCCAGGTTCTGCGAGAATAAGATCATGGGCGGCCTTGTCGGCGCCGATGGGGACTTTGCGGAGTACATGATTGCGGTAGACTATGCTCTGGTGAGGTTGCCGGACAACCTGTCGTTTAAGCAGGCTGCGCCTCTCATGTGTGCTGGTGTGAGTATCTCACCTCGTCTTTAATTGTAAGCCACGTCATGGAATGCCATAAAACAATGCCAAGTGAAACCGGGCGAGACTATGGCTGTTGTCGGCATCGGAGGGTTGGGTGTTCTTGCAATTCAGTTCGCAAAGTCTGTTGGCTTGCGAGTCGCAGCGGTTGATGGTAGTGATGTTGGAACCGGAAATGCAGCCAACGTACCAAGTCATCTTAAGCCCGACATCATCTGCAAGCTACATGACTCTGATACTATCGAGAAACTTGCCCAATTTTCAGGCGGCATGGGAGTTGACGCTGTTATCAGCTGCACCGATGATATATCAGCAACCGATTGGGCGCCCCATCGTCTCCGGTACGGAGGCGTGGGTGTCGTTCTGAGACTTTCGAACGATGGATTCAAATTCGATCCTTTCAACATCGCATTTCTCGAGCTCATCATTCGTGGCTCGCTACACAGCAGTGTGCAAGAGGTAGAGAAGATGGTGCACGTCATGGCACAGCAGGGGATTTGCAGTAAGATCACCAAAGTCCCACTGCAGCAGGGAGAGAGTATACCCGAGAAAATTGCAGCTCGCGAGTTTCATGGACGCGTGGTAGTGACTTTATAGCATAGGTGCGCCATTATTATTGTCTCCAATGAAGAGTCCACAAGAGACCGTCAGCCACAAAAGATACAGTTATCAAGATATAACCAACGCCGTATATCAACGCAAGTCATTCTGCAACTCACCCCAACCCTTTGCCCTTGCTCTTACAATGCCCAAGTCGTCCATATTCAAGAGCCCAATCTTGTTATCAACCAAGACTCTCCACGCAATCTCTCGAACGTTTGGAGGGCTGGAAGGCGTATCCCAGTATCGGGCCAGTAGACCACGGGATTCTGCTTGTTCAATCTGCGTTGACGTAATGTCTTTTTCCCACGCCGTCTCCCCGTGTAGTTCGGAATTATTTGCGTATCTAAACAGGATGGCGTTTTGGAATCTGGTCGATGCCAAATATGAGTTTGAGACGTTGTATTTGTACTTGGGGGGATCCGTCGTAAAATCATCTTCGATAGATACTAGTTGCTCAAGCTTGGCGTCCCAGAAGATGTCTCTGTGCGTTGCATTCATGGCAAGCACAGAGCTAAAAGGTGCATTCCCGCTTGCCACAACTGTCAAAGGCCTCATGATTCTCTCTTTACCATCCCAGTAGGTCAGGTAGTCGAGATCTCTCAATGGCTGCAATTGTGCATCTACCTCAGCAAATGCCTCTTTCCCTGAAGTCTTGaggtcgatgaggaggatcaACGTTTGCTCCGGGACGTGGTTGAAGACGCCGCGCCAAGCCCCATCTGTCAGTTGAGCGTTTTGTGCTTCCAATATGCGTTGTAGGGGTTCCAGGTAGAGCGACTGAAGGGTCTTATCATCACTGAGACTGGATTTTGAATGTCCGACGAGAAGATTAGAG contains these protein-coding regions:
- a CDS encoding PKS-ER domain-containing protein, which translates into the protein MAVVGIGGLGVLAIQFAKSVGLRVAAVDGSDVGTGNAANVPSHLKPDIICKLHDSDTIEKLAQFSGGMGVDAVISCTDDISATDWAPHRLRYGGVGVVLRLSNDGFKFDPFNIAFLELIIRGSLHSSVQEVEKMVHVMAQQGICSKITKVPLQQGESIPEKIAAREFHGRVVVTL